A region of the Melospiza melodia melodia isolate bMelMel2 chromosome 14, bMelMel2.pri, whole genome shotgun sequence genome:
GTTTTGGTGCTTCATGCTCTGACTCTGTCAGCCAGGTGTTCTCTCTGAAATGAACATCACAGGTATCATTTCAatttcccagctcctgggaaTCCCAGTCTGTACTTACATAATTCCTAGCCCCTGCCTGAATGGATGTGGCTGCTGTCTCTTAGTGGTGATGTGCACACAGCATCTTTTAGGGAAGGGCACAGGTCAAGGCTCTTCGAAGTTGAGTTGTAGTAGCAAAACTTCCTTTCTCCCTTGCATTCTCCTGCCCTGACTCTTAAAACCGTAGATGTTAAGTTTTGGGTTTTATTGTTCTACTTCAGTATTTCTTACTCAGTAGataacaaagattttttttttacccaagTATTTCCTTCCAATGATTCATCTTTTAAGGAATATGGCTAAATATTATTGCAAAAATTGCTGTTGCTGTTTGCGTCTTAATGACTGTCACAGAGGCAGGGTTGGGGCTTCATTGAGAGCCCATCCCAGGGGTAAGGCAGGGATGAGTGCTCAGTGGTAGGGCCTCACTCAACATGTTTTACTGTCTTTATCACAGGTGTGAAAGGTTTGCTCTCAGATCATCCTCCAAAGTGAGGATGCCATGCCCAAAATGCCCAGTCTCTGTTCTCACCAGTGTAACCAGAAGTTGCTGTGTAGCTCAGACTTCTTTTTAGGGGTTGAATATTTGGCATTCACAGGAGACTAACACAAAGGGCATAATCTTGAAAAGGTTGCAAATAAATTTCTAGCAAACTTTGTGTTGGTAAAATTTGCTTCAAACTTTAAATCTAATGTCTTAAAAGAGTGTAATAGTTATGCTTAGTTAACAGTTTGTTCCCGAAACCTGGCTGGAGGGCTGGCAGTGGGATAGCAGTGGAAAGAACGGGTTCTTGGTTGCTTTTGCTCTGTCAAGGGTTCCTACAGGGCAAGCTGGTTATTAATTCAGCCCCTGCCCATTGCAGAGCTCTGACTTAAAGCCTGGGGATCCACCCGTGggttcttttcctccttttctgttttgttgggatttggggttttctcttttctttctctccctttcctgcAGAATCTGAGTTTTTAATAcctgaaaaatgaaattttagCTTTGTTTCTTCAAGCTAGTACCAGCCTTAAAGGTCAAAACCCATCCCTCCCAGCTGGACCATGTGTGTTTCTCTCAGGATGTTTAGTTAGGCTAGGGAATGATTTTGTTCGGAAACAAAACTAACCAATTTGATAAAGTCATCCTGATGTTTATGTTTTTTAATctcagttttgttttgctgtttgaaAGCTTTTCCATGTGTGGTGGAATAACACAGGcctttttccttccctccagCTGCCAACATTATCATCCAAACTGAACCTCCCATTCCCATTACAAATAACAGCAGCAATGTCACTAGAGTTGTCCTGGAACCAGACAGCAGGAAGAGATCTCCAAGCAGCATGGAGTGTCCACCATTGAAGAAACCCTGGTTGGGAAAGTAAGAGTTAGCTACAGATGTTAATTCAAATGTACTagattgctgtcagtgctgtgaaGATTGCTACTCGCCAGTCTCTGTCATTTGGGATGGTTGGGTCACAAAGTCTGTGTCCCCATAAGATGGAGACTGAACATGGCGTCAGGGGAAGCTCTGTTTTGTTAGTGGCTAGAGGGTGTACTCTTTAGAGGAAAAATGCAATTTAGATGTATGCTAACATTTGCTGCCTTAATTAGGCACTTTTGTACTTATCTGAACTCTTCCTGTTCTCCTTTTCTCTAGGCAAGTGAATAACAATCAGAATAAGCCAGGATTTTTGAAGAAGAATCAGTATACTAATACAAAATTAGAAGTTCGAAAAATTCCACCAGAATTGAACAACATTACACAGCTCAACGAACACTTCAGCAAATTTGGAACTATTGTAAACATTCAGGTAAAAAAACAGTCACTTTTATGTCTGTGTGTGGATATTTTATTTTCCCTGAAGCCTGCTTGAATACTGCATAGTTTCATTGAGAAATCTTTGTGGAGACAAACTGGGAGAGGAGGTAATCAAGTTCAGAGAAACCTTTGCTTGGTTTACTGTGTGTTATTTTCTTAGTACTGTAAAACATATTGGTTTTAGCCTTCATGATGACTAATTGCATTTGAAAGGCTGGCAGATTTACCGGTGTCTAAACCAACTCAGGTTTTTGAGCAACTTGTGTATAACTTTTGAAAGAGATGATCTGACAGTTTGTCTTATATGATGGTCATTCATCTATTTATTTGAAGGTGTATAGACTTTGCTGCAAGTACATGTAAAATTTGCCAAAAGCTACTTTGCTTTAATTACATAGTGTCTTACCAGAGTTTGGAGCTGTTAATACAGTGGATACTCAACTCATCATTGCACATTATTTGTAGATGGGTTTGCTGATGATTGAAATGTTTTCTTCCTTGAGAAATAACGCATTTGTGACCTTTTGCTTTAGGTGGCTTTCCAGAACGATCCCGAAGCTGCTCTCATTCAGTACTTGACCAACGACGAGGCGAGGAAGGCCATTTCCAGCACGGAGGCAGTACTGAGCAATCGGTTCATCCGGGTGCTGTGGCACAGGGAGAGCGAGCAGCAGCCCCCGGCGCTGCAGCAGCCgcagccgccgcccgccccgcaggcgctgcagcacctgcagcagcagcaggcgctggccgcgccgcccgccgtCACCGTGCACAGCAGCCTGGCCAAGGTGCGTGCTGTCCGGGGCTCAGCAGCCTTCCcaaggggctgtgctgcagacaaGCGCAGTGTCTGAGCTTGATGTTTTCATGTCTGTGCGTACACAGGTGATGAACAAACCCCTGGCATCTGGTGCCTACGTCCTTAACAAAGTCCCGGTGAAAAGGCGCCTTGGAGCTGCGGGTGGGAGCCAGCCTGAGCTCAGCCAGCCCGGGGCTGGCGTGGAGGAGTCTCAGGTATGTCGGAGTGGACCATGGTCATGCTCTCAGGTACAGCTGTAGCTTGTCAGCCAGGAAAGAACAAGCAGAGAGAACTTGTGTGTTGTTCTGTTTCTTTTCAGTAATGCTTTGTGCAGCCATGGTCAGTCACTTCTTCCTCGTTTCATCAACTGTTTATATGGAATAGGGACAATGACTTTAGGAACTATCAACTACAACACTAGCAGTATTGTAAATAGCATAAAATATTATTAGCAGTGCTTGATCTGACAATCTGTAAGACCAGCCTTTTGTTGACAAATCTAATGGCTCTCCCAGTAATTTTTGAGCTTTCACTGTGCTTTAACAGCCGTGCTAGAAGCTTAGAGAGTATTTGTACCCAGAGTTCAAGCCAATAAGTGTTCAATTCACACTGATACCATAGTGCAGCATGTGTTTTGGGCCAtggggaaggaagaaaggaaaggaagtaTGGAGTGGCTTTTGCTGCCTTACTTGATCAGAAAGGGGGATGTTGGGCTGCGACTGCAGAGCTGAAACTAAGGCATGGGCTGCTCATCACCTTCAGTGGTGTCCTGGTGGGAATCAGGATGCAAAAGGAGTCTGCCATGGAGCAGGAAAGGATTTCCTTTTCAGAAATCCTTTTAACTGGACTGATATCTTTATCCATGTGTTTTAATTGCCTTGGTTGTTCTGCCTCCTTGCACAAATCTGAACATCTGAGTTGAGGTTGCAGGGAACATGATCTGCTGAAGTTCCCTGCTGGTATATCATGGTCACTTTGGAATATTCCATATTTTACTGGGTGTTTTTTACTATTTCAGATATTTCCTGCTTCCACAAGCCACTCAAAAATGGTTTACAGTTCTCCAAACTTGAAGACAACTCTGAAGTCTGGTGCAGGGTCTAAGCCTCATGACGTGCAAGAAGCCCTTAAAAAAAAACAGGTACTTAATGCTTGATGGCTGCCTGACAGTGTAAGGAACAAAGTGCTTTGAATGCAAGGTTTGACGGGCACCTGAAACCTCAACCAGTCCTCAACAGCTTTATATGTGGGTGTGGAGCTGGCCCTTGTTACGGGGTGGTCTTGCAAACACACCTGGGGTAATTGTGTGGAGTGTCCTTTTGGGTTGTCTTGATGCTCTTGGCCATGTTGGGTTTTCTGAGTTTGCTTGGGGTTTTCTGGATTTAATCTCTGCAGGTGTGAGACACTTGCAGGACAGTGCACACCGTATGTTTCTTAAGAGGTCTCTGAAAGGGGAAAATGTTAGTAAAGTACCTTGCAGCAGGAAATGAGgatgttatttattttttttttttattggatcAGCTGCACTTCATACTTGTGCTTTTTGCAGACAGTACTTTTGGTTGTGGATTTCACTTCCATAGCCTGAAGGGGACAATATGATCCCTTTGAGTACATACATGACCTCTATGAGTGCATACAATGCTAGGCTGCTTTGTACTGATGGAAAGAGTTTTCTCCTCTCATAGGAGGCAATGAAACTCCAGCAAGATATGAGGAAAAAGAAGCAGGAGATGTTAGAAAAACAAATAGAATGCCAGAAGGTAAGTCTGGGATGTGGCTAATAAATACATTCTGATTTTGTACATACCTGTCTGTTGAGGGCTGTTTTTCCTGGAATTTTATGTTCCTGTTCTTTTATTATTGTATAGATGTTGATATCCAAGCTGGAGAAAAACAAGGCCATGAAACCAGAAGAGAGAGCAGAAATTATGAAGACTTTAAAGGAACTAACAGGAAAAATATCTCAGTTAAAGGATGAATTAAAAACTTCATCTACAACCTCCACACCATCTAAATTGAAGTCCAAAACAGAGGTATTTCTTGTGCAACACACTTGCCTCCTTGGTTTTTGTAACTGTTTCTATTAATGTGTCTTAAAAATGCAACAGCATTAGATCAAAACACTTGCAAGCAGCATTTTAATGTGAGTGATAACCATGGACAAACATGCCATGGTTGAAGGAACTCCATGACCTAGTTTTGCTTGTAGCTCATTCATGTTTGTTCCAGTTCTAAAGCAGAGAATTCTGGGCCCTTCAAAAAATAGGGGCACCACACGCACACAGAGGCAATTAAAACAAAACTGAATTGAGAGAAAAGTATGGCTATTGTGTCCTGATCTGTCTGTATCATTTGTATGAATGTACTGCTGAAGTGGAATAAAATATTACAACTGTGCCTTACAGTTCTGCCCTTTCCTTCTGTTTTCTGTTCCCCCCTTTTTCTGCTAGGCACAGAAGGAGCTGTTGGATGCAGAGCTGGACTTCCATAAGAGACTGTCCTCTGGAGAGGACACGACCGAGCTGCGCAAAAAGCTCAATCAGTTACAAGTGGAGGtgagctgctctggctgctgctgttaGTGAGTTTGTGGCTGCTGGGTCTGTCACTGCTCTCACTGGGGCTGTGTTCCTTCCCCAGGCTGCCCGCTTAGGCATCCTGCCTGCTGGCCGAGGGAAGGCGGTGGCagccccgggccggggccggggccggggccgcgggggcAGAGGCCGGGGCGTGCTGAACCACATGGTGGTGGATCACCGGCCCAAGGCCCTCACCGTGGGAGGCTtcgtggaggaggagaaggatgaaTTGTTACAGCACTTTTCTGTAAGTGTGGCCTGTAAATTAATGCACGTTTCCTTTACTGCTGTAAAATCAAGCTTGTCTTAGAATAGCAATAAATCTGAGCTTTTGCCCAAAAATACAACTGCTACAATAGTGATGGCTGATGCAGCTGGGAGTCCTCTGGCTCTCACTTTTCTGTCCAAAAAATCAGATTTCAGTAACTACAATTGTACCATGATTATGGAAGTGGAGGAGAACATTACTGCTGGTCCTAATGAACTTTTCCTCACAGAAATTTGGAGATATTGAAGATCTTCAGGAAGAGGATTCCCCATTAAGTGTTGTTGTAACTTTTAAGTCCCGCTCAGAAGCTGAGAATGTAAGTAGACTGATGGGTATATTTTTTCACATATCTAAAATAAGAGTTTTTTAACTACTTTTGTCTAcctttgtattttaaaataatttcagaggCTTTGATCCCCCAGTTTGAGCTTGATAGTGCTTGGTGCTGCTGCAGGTAGTGCTGCTGAAGGGGAAGTACCTTCTGGTGGTCTGAGCAGTGACACAGGGCTTTCCCTGACAAAGCTGCCTGTCCCTGGCGGTTCAGGGCTCTGCTCATCCtctcactgctggggcagcagcaggatttgGCAGATTTGGGTGTGGCTGAAGTTACTCTTGGAACACTGAAGTGGGTGATTGTGATTTATATATTTGAGATCTTCAAATATGCCTCTGACCCACATGCTGTGGGGTCTGGCTGTTGCTGATGTTAGAAGTTCTTTGCTTGGTCCTTTCTCTGAAAATCTGTGCGTTTGAACTCGACTCAGGCTGCTAACCAGGGATCCCGCTTCAAGGACCGGCGGCTCCAGATCTCGTGGCACAAACCCAAGGTACCCTCTGTGTCCACAGAAGTCGAGGAAGAGGAGCCCAAGGAAGAGGTATGGAAATTTCTTAATAACCTGGTCATTCTTGCTGGTATCTAATAGCTGAGAGCTCTTAGCATACAGTTTCCTGTGTGCTGAAGAAACTTTGTAATTTTTTACAAACCAGGAACTGAACTGGTTTTGAATAGTCAGGTACACTTCCCAcattttaaaacagagaaaatggcGGGGAAGAAAAGACACTTTGTGGATGGGCTGTTAATTTGTCAGTGATGTAAACAAGCCTCAGGTTCTGTATGTGCAGGCTGCAAAGCCTTTTGCTTCTCACTCTTCATGCTCTACTCTAGGAGAAGTTGTGTGTTCTTCCCTGTAATTCACCTTAACATCTTAAGCTTTTAAAGGTTATTTTGTTGTAGCATTTAACAAACCTTGTTTGGGAGAGGGTGAGTGGTGGTTTATTCCTGCTTCCTCTGAAGCTTTGCTCTCTTTCCTGGCACAAGGCTGCTGTTCTTCCCCTAACCTGTTTGGATGTAACTGTGTGAGTTTGAGAGAGACACGCTGACACCCACACCAGGCACCAGCGCAGCTGTGAGCTGGGGTGTGTCCCTGGGCAGAGCTTGCAGCTTGTGTCTGAAAgttcatttttttcttcctccagGAGACTGAAACCTCAGATTTATTTTTGCacgaagatgatgatgatgatgatgaagatgaggatgaaTCCCGTTCTTGGAGAAGATGAAACTTGATGTTCGAAATGTATAATTTTAGGAATATAGTTCAAACTACATCTTTTAAACGTTTATTTAAGGAAGTTGATGAGCCAAAAAGAGCTTTACTTTCTTTTCAAACCACAAAATTTACCGTGAGCAGTTTGGTATGAAAACATTTGGGACACAGAGCTGTGAGACTGAGCTAGCCAAAGGCCCAGGAACTTCTTAGAGGATTATCAAGCTCACCAGGGTGgtgatttttttctatttaagaAGGATAAAAAGGGGGGAGGGGGTTGGAAATcagtattttcttttcctctttttgtgTCACCTGTATTaccttgttttgggttttttataatGTGATTGGTTTGTTAGTTTATAATTGAAAAGATATTACAGGTTTTATTTAGCAATATTATGAGGTTAGGGGAAAGACAAACTTTCATTAAATATTATGAAAGAAAAACTGGCCTCATTTGCTCGTTGAAAAAAGGGAGCATTTTATTTCCTGTGGAGTCTCATGTTGTAGGAATTATTTGTGGTTAGATTCTTAAATCATTTACTTCAGTATGTGTGACAGCCACACTATCTCTTTGTTGTGCTGCTTTTTGTGAGAGGAGGTGGAAGAAACAATTTAACAGGATATTGTTATAACATTGTCCAGTTCACTCTGTTTCTCCAAATTCTGCTTCACAGAAACCATCAGCAGGAGCACACACTGGAGTGGATTTTCACTCCTTGATTTCCTTCTGTCATTTCAGTATAAGGCTCAGTGTAGGTCAGGCTGTTTATTGCATTTCAGTATTTGTGAGCAAGAATGGAAGGAGTTCCAGTCTTCCTCAAAAACAGCTGCACTGGCCCCTGTCTCCCAGCCAGGAGCAACTctcctctggctgttcccagctgtgttccaggcagagccctggggttCAGAGCAGGGTGGGTTAGAGCAGGGTGGGGTTCAGCCCACAGGACTGGGGTGTCCTGCTtagccagccccacagcagggtctggtgtcccagggctgctcagagctggctgtgcactgggtgtccctgtgtcccctctcagtgcctctgtgctgtccctgtgacccagcagggtgtgtgctggctctgggctctgtgccttggggctgggacacccagcaGCACCTGCCCCGACTGCCCCCTTGCCCAGGCCACTCCTCGACCCCACTTTTGTGCATTTGCACACAAAATCAGCACCGTGGCCGTGCACAGCACTCCTCTCTCTTGAATGGCTGCCAGTGTAGGCCCCGTAACTCCTGGCTGAGGGACAGCATCTACCAACCCCTCTGCCTGCCTGTGGCTCTGAGTGTGGCCAGGGCAGGTGCTGAGCACcctttgggctcagccctgctgaCTCTGTCCTTGTGCTCTGGTGAGGTATCCAACTTGTGTCATGTCCTGTTTCTTGTCAACTGAAGGGGATGTCTCCAGTGTTCTGTCTCTTTCCAAACCTCTCCTCTTCCTAGAATTAGGACTGCCTTGCTAAGGCTGAGACTAAATTCCAGGAGTGAAGAATTGGAGGAGAAACCCACCCCATGAACTTACAAGAATGTCTTGCTCTTCTCCCATCACCTCCGGGGCTTTTAATGTCTGTGACACAGTGTGTATCTTGAGAAGTCCATTGCAGCAAACATGTCTGAGTCCTGACAACTTAAAAAAGGAGAGAGGGATCAAAaggatttatatatttttttgtaCAGAGTTTTTTCTTAAACTGTATAATTttgtaaatattttgcttttttgtgtACTAAAATTACCGGCGTATAGATTTCAATAAGAAttgttgtatttttgtatttGGAAAATGAAATTTACAGTGGATTAATTAAGCTGTAAGAGAAATTGCGATAGCCTTCGACACACACAGAATGGATTCCTTTTCATATGGTTTTAGCTCTAAgtgacactggggtggcaccTGTGTCAGGTGAGGGAGCGAGGGCCATCTCTGAGAGCTGCATCCCATTGCAGTTTGCCCTCAGTGCCCCTGCCAGGTGCCACCGTGCCaggtgccaccccagggctggcagagccccagcctggctgtgcctggagcagaggaggaggaggagaggagctcTGTGACACTGGTCTGCCTTCTGCCAAAGCTTATGCACCCCCCTGTATTTCAGGGCATGCTGGGCCTGTCTGGGGGTGGTTTGGCTTGGATTTCTGTGTTTCCagaggcagcagggcaggacagctgAGTTCATTTCATGGTGATGCTTTACTGGGAAATTCACCTATATACCTTGGGCAAAACAGCCCTCGGGGGTACCTGTGTGCCCCAGCCATGTGTACCAGCCTGAGCTGGGGCCAGACACTGAAGGATGAGGGGATGGGGAAAGGAAGTCACTGCAAAGAATTCCCTCCCTTTCTGTGCTGAGTTAACctgagcaaaaataaaaaaaaaaacacctctaaTACAGAGCCAGGCACCTGCTTAGGAAAGCACCACTTAGCAAAATCATGTGAAAAGGAACAAAGCTCCTCTTGGTGTATAGTAACCTTGTACTATAGTTTTTACAGATTGTGAACTTGTGTAATAGGATAATAGCAGATATTGTTGAATTTCTAATTGTTTACACATTAAAATTCATATATGTAATGTTTGTTTTATTGATTACAAGCCAAATTTCTAAGATGCATGTTGACTTTTTTTGCAATAAAGTTATAGTATGGAATGGTTCAAGATTTAGAAAAGACGAAATTCTAACTGAAATAAATTGGAAGGAGAACCATTCAAAAAAATGACAACTCTCAGAAAAAGAGCATTATCACTTCTTTGGGGGGAAGTGGGTGTGTGGAGGGGGATTCCTGTGTGTGTAATGTGTGTGCAGGTTTGGTTTAGGTCAGAGCTGAGAGAGAAATCTTCCAAGTGCCCCAGTGCTCTGGAGCAGAGTGCATTAAGCAGGTGAATGTGTGTGGGAGGAGATGGGGGCCAGTCAAGGCTGTTGGGCAGCTGTGGGGGGCTCAGTTTAACAGCAGCTGGAGGAAGCTGTACAGCCTGGGCTGggttcccagttccttccaggtTTGCGGTGTTGTGTTGGACACAAATCCTGGCAGGACGCACCTGCCAGTTCTGGCTCCTTTGTAGATTGGGGTGAAAACCAATGTGCTCTATTATTACCTTTATTTTTGGTCTTTGGCCCTTTCCCCAGTTCCTGTtattccctcctgcagcccctccctgTACCTGCTGTGTCCAGGTGCTGCAGGGTCATACAAAACCTGGGTTTGTCTTCTGTGCTGCTGAAGAGCCTCTCCATGACAAACTGTGCCTTTGAGACACCTCAGTGCCAGGAGTTACACTCGGGAATCTGCCCCACACCTGTCCCTGCCCAACCAGCCCCGTTCTGCAGGAAGCAGCAAGGTCCCTTTAGGAGACAGATGCTgaaggagcaggagagcttcagtGGCCAAAGCTCTTGCTGCTTCCTGTACATTAGAATTCATTTTAATGGAAAAGGTGTACAAGGAATTGGAAGGGGAGTAGCAATCGTGTGTGTGTGGCTTTGGATGTATTTTCCCCAGCCATTCCAAATGTGATCTGTGAGTTccctgagcacagcagcagcattcAGCAGGGTGGGATAGCTCTTCCCACAGCCCTGGGCCACAATCCTG
Encoded here:
- the RBM27 gene encoding RNA-binding protein 27 isoform X3 translates to MIIESVDALKSWLAKLLEPICDADPSALANYVVALVKKDKPEKELKAFCADQLDVFLQKETSGFVDKLFESLYTKSYLPSAEPTKAEAKPAGQEKEEVKEELCVKQNFQESVEEERESRKKKYSSPQRSRTDSSEQRTREKKRDDGKWRDYDRYYDRSDLYREKSGWRRGRSKSRSKSRGLSRSRSRSRGRSKDRDGSRSGLVQVCRKSKWHRLQHSTHLETALVKGREHRDRERSKYKSEKNDVESSYNPVSATPSKSSEQYSSAQAIPSAVTVVAPAHHLEGTTESWSNYFNNHSNPSSFGRNPPPKRRCQDYDERGYCVLGDLCQFDHGNDPLVVDEVSLPSMIPFPPPPPGLPPPPGLLLPPLPGPVRGLRLPVPQPHPQPPPPVVLPVPRPPLTQSSLINSRDPPGTSAVPSLAPVGARLPPPLPQNLLYTVSEPANIIIQTEPPIPITNNSSNVTRVVLEPDSRKRSPSSMECPPLKKPWLGKQVNNNQNKPGFLKKNQYTNTKLEVRKIPPELNNITQLNEHFSKFGTIVNIQVAFQNDPEAALIQYLTNDEARKAISSTEAVLSNRFIRVLWHRESEQQPPALQQPQPPPAPQALQHLQQQQALAAPPAVTVHSSLAKVMNKPLASGAYVLNKVPVKRRLGAAGGSQPELSQPGAGVEESQIFPASTSHSKMVYSSPNLKTTLKSGAGSKPHDVQEALKKKQEAMKLQQDMRKKKQEMLEKQIECQKMLISKLEKNKAMKPEERAEIMKTLKELTGKISQLKDELKTSSTTSTPSKLKSKTEAQKELLDAELDFHKRLSSGEDTTELRKKLNQLQVEAARLGILPAGRGKAVAAPGRGRGRGRGGRGRGVLNHMVVDHRPKALTVGGFVEEEKDELLQHFSKFGDIEDLQEEDSPLSVVVTFKSRSEAENAANQGSRFKDRRLQISWHKPKVPSVSTEVEEEEPKEEETETSDLFLHEDDDDDDEDEDESRSWRR
- the RBM27 gene encoding RNA-binding protein 27 isoform X1; translated protein: MIIESVDALKSWLAKLLEPICDADPSALANYVVALVKKDKPEKELKAFCADQLDVFLQKETSGFVDKLFESLYTKSYLPSAEPTKAEAKPAGQEKEEVKEELCVKQNFQESVEEERESRKKKYSSPQRSRTDSSEQRTREKKRDDGKWRDYDRYYDRSDLYREKSGWRRGRSKSRSKSRGLSRSRSRSRGRSKDRDGSRSGLVQVCRKSKWHRLQHSTHLETALVKGREHRDRERSKYKSEKNDVESSYNPVSATPSKSSEQYSSAQAIPSAVTVVAPAHHLEGTTESWSNYFNNHSNPSSFGRNPPPKRRCQDYDERGYCVLGDLCQFDHGNDPLVVDEVSLPSMIPFPPPPPGLPPPPGLLLPPLPGPVRGLRLPVPQPHPQPPPPVVLPVPRPPLTQSSLINSRDPPGTSAVPSLAPVGARLPPPLPQNLLYTVSEHTYEPDGYNPEAPSITSAGRSQYRQFFTRAQMQRPNLIGLTSGEMDTNPRAANIIIQTEPPIPITNNSSNVTRVVLEPDSRKRSPSSMECPPLKKPWLGKQVNNNQNKPGFLKKNQYTNTKLEVRKIPPELNNITQLNEHFSKFGTIVNIQVAFQNDPEAALIQYLTNDEARKAISSTEAVLSNRFIRVLWHRESEQQPPALQQPQPPPAPQALQHLQQQQALAAPPAVTVHSSLAKVMNKPLASGAYVLNKVPVKRRLGAAGGSQPELSQPGAGVEESQIFPASTSHSKMVYSSPNLKTTLKSGAGSKPHDVQEALKKKQEAMKLQQDMRKKKQEMLEKQIECQKMLISKLEKNKAMKPEERAEIMKTLKELTGKISQLKDELKTSSTTSTPSKLKSKTEAQKELLDAELDFHKRLSSGEDTTELRKKLNQLQVEAARLGILPAGRGKAVAAPGRGRGRGRGGRGRGVLNHMVVDHRPKALTVGGFVEEEKDELLQHFSKFGDIEDLQEEDSPLSVVVTFKSRSEAENAANQGSRFKDRRLQISWHKPKVPSVSTEVEEEEPKEEETETSDLFLHEDDDDDDEDEDESRSWRR
- the RBM27 gene encoding RNA-binding protein 27 isoform X2 encodes the protein MIIESVDALKSWLAKLLEPICDADPSALANYVVALVKKDKPEKELKAFCADQLDVFLQKETSGFVDKLFESLYTKSYLPSAEPTKAEAKPAGQEKEEVKEELCVKQNFQESVEEERESRKKKYSSPQRSRTDSSEQRTREKKRDDGKWRDYDRYYDRSDLYREKSGWRRGRSKSRSKSRGLSRSRSRSRGRSKDRDGSRSEHRDRERSKYKSEKNDVESSYNPVSATPSKSSEQYSSAQAIPSAVTVVAPAHHLEGTTESWSNYFNNHSNPSSFGRNPPPKRRCQDYDERGYCVLGDLCQFDHGNDPLVVDEVSLPSMIPFPPPPPGLPPPPGLLLPPLPGPVRGLRLPVPQPHPQPPPPVVLPVPRPPLTQSSLINSRDPPGTSAVPSLAPVGARLPPPLPQNLLYTVSEHTYEPDGYNPEAPSITSAGRSQYRQFFTRAQMQRPNLIGLTSGEMDTNPRAANIIIQTEPPIPITNNSSNVTRVVLEPDSRKRSPSSMECPPLKKPWLGKQVNNNQNKPGFLKKNQYTNTKLEVRKIPPELNNITQLNEHFSKFGTIVNIQVAFQNDPEAALIQYLTNDEARKAISSTEAVLSNRFIRVLWHRESEQQPPALQQPQPPPAPQALQHLQQQQALAAPPAVTVHSSLAKVMNKPLASGAYVLNKVPVKRRLGAAGGSQPELSQPGAGVEESQIFPASTSHSKMVYSSPNLKTTLKSGAGSKPHDVQEALKKKQEAMKLQQDMRKKKQEMLEKQIECQKMLISKLEKNKAMKPEERAEIMKTLKELTGKISQLKDELKTSSTTSTPSKLKSKTEAQKELLDAELDFHKRLSSGEDTTELRKKLNQLQVEAARLGILPAGRGKAVAAPGRGRGRGRGGRGRGVLNHMVVDHRPKALTVGGFVEEEKDELLQHFSKFGDIEDLQEEDSPLSVVVTFKSRSEAENAANQGSRFKDRRLQISWHKPKVPSVSTEVEEEEPKEEETETSDLFLHEDDDDDDEDEDESRSWRR